In a single window of the Neodiprion virginianus isolate iyNeoVirg1 chromosome 1, iyNeoVirg1.1, whole genome shotgun sequence genome:
- the LOC124300965 gene encoding angiogenic factor with G patch and FHA domains 1 isoform X2 codes for MEVCQRNDSDDVTSILDEDYQDVLKDLPQVLDFIRKLQNHIRWQKKKINKLRNKLNGCKKGKLQSAEKLLVDCATQTELRNADHNSATSQDWNLSKLENGENIVEQVTKAAESALQQTGFVYEETSGLYYDYNTGYYYDAEQGLYYDGNSGTYYCYDETSKTYKFHSQTQVSSSEVSVQKGEIVKKEKRKARKANKDMAKKRKILASGRESGDDEHEEGECTASDNSLSTQDVASEISSSDESENEVEQELTKTYPPCIRIIVKETSLPKLKPGSLFLVAYTGGSMGREGDHSVLIQDINISKQHARFQYDEINKRYEIIDLGSRNGTILNGKRLSVAKQESEPFEIVHGSIIQVGGTKLLCHIHNGHETCGHCEPGLVQQNVNAEGSTTKKQNQHKSELRRLKYKFGVEKNNVKTSSQVAAGYQDRAQARRVLVGSLNHHAKTQQSSVDVSIASDNKGFKLLSKMGWTEGQSLGKDGDGRIEPVRWLHWKFHFRRSTFMTRIRQ; via the exons ATGGAAGTTTGTCAAAGGAACGATAGTGACGATGTGACATCGATACTAGATGAGGATTATCAAGATGTCTTGAAGGATCTTCCGCAAGTATTGGATTTCATACGAAAACTACAAAACCACATCAGAtggcagaaaaagaaaataaacaaactgcGAAACAAATTGAATGGTTGC aagaaaggaaaattgCAATCTGCTGAAAAGCTACTCGTCGACTGTGCAACGCAAACGGAATTAAGGAACGCTGATCATAATTCGGCCACCAGTCAAGACTGGAACTTGAGCAAGTTAGAAAATGGGGAAAACATTGTTGAGCAGGTTACAAAAGCGGCCGAATCTGCTCTACAGCAAACCGGATTTGTTTATGAAGAAACGTCCGGCCTTTACTACGATTATAACACCGGATATTATTACGATGcg GAACAAGGACTTTATTACGATGGAAACTCAGGGACCTATTACTGCTACGATGAAACGAGCAAAACTTACAAGTTTCACAGTCAAACTCAAGTCTCATCGAGTGAAGTATCAGTACAGAAAGGGGAAATTGTGAAAAAGGAGAAGCGAAAAGCCAGGAAGGCAAATAAG GATATGGCGAAAAAGCGAAAAATTCTTGCAAGTGGGCGCGAATCGGGTGACGATGAACACGAAGAGGGTGAATGTACTGCCAGTGATAACAGCCTGAGCACGCAGGATGTTGCTTCTGAAATATCCTCTAGTGACGAGAGCGAAAACGAAGTTGAACAAG AGTTGACCAAAACCTATCCGCCTTGCATTAGAATTATTGTAAAGGAAACCAGTTTGCCAAAATTAAAACCTGGTTCCTTATTTCTTGTCGCTTATACCGGTGGCTCTATGGGCAGAGAAGGTGATCACTCTGTTCTCATACAAGATATCAACATAAGCAAG CAACACGCAAGATTCCAGtacgatgaaataaataaacgttaCGAAATCATTGATCTGGGCTCAAGAAATGGGACCATATTAAATGGCAAAAGGTTATCAGTAGCAAAGCAGGAATCCGAGCCATTCGAGATTGTGCACGGTTCGATAATTCAGGTCGGAGGTACGAAGTTACTTTGTCACATTCACAACGGGCACGAAACCTGTGGTCACTGCGAACCAGGACTCGTCCAGCAAAACGTTAACGCCGAAGGAAGTAccacgaaaaaacaaaaccagcACAAATCTGAACTCAGAAGATTGAAGTATAAATTTGGCGTTGAGAAAAACAACGTCAAGACATCGAGTCAAGTCGCTGCTGGGTACCAAGATCGTGCTCAAGCAAGACGAGTACTCGTCGGATCTCTGAATCACCATGCAAAGACTCAGCAGAGCTCCGTCGATGT ATCGATTGCAAGCGACAACAAAGGCTTCAAGCTTCTCTCAAAAATGGGATGGACGGAGGGTCAATCACTCGGAAAAGATGGTGATGGCAGAATCGAACCT
- the LOC124300965 gene encoding angiogenic factor with G patch and FHA domains 1 isoform X4, with amino-acid sequence MEVCQRNDSDDVTSILDEDYQDVLKDLPQVLDFIRKLQNHIRWQKKKINKLRNKLNGCKKGKLQSAEKLLVDCATQTELRNADHNSATSQDWNLSKLENGENIVEQVTKAAESALQQTGFVYEETSGLYYDYNTGYYYDAEQGLYYDGNSGTYYCYDETSKTYKFHSQTQVSSSEVSVQKGEIVKKEKRKARKANKDMAKKRKILASGRESGDDEHEEGECTASDNSLSTQDVASEISSSDESENEVEQELTKTYPPCIRIIVKETSLPKLKPGSLFLVAYTGGSMGREGDHSVLIQDINISKQHARFQYDEINKRYEIIDLGSRNGTILNGKRLSVAKQESEPFEIVHGSIIQVGGTKLLCHIHNGHETCGHCEPGLVQQNVNAEGSTTKKQNQHKSELRRLKYKFGVEKNNVKTSSQVAAGYQDRAQARRVLVGSLNHHAKTQQSSVDVSIASDNKGFKLLSKMGWTEGQSLGKDGDGRIEPCVWSRCRRTRRAS; translated from the exons ATGGAAGTTTGTCAAAGGAACGATAGTGACGATGTGACATCGATACTAGATGAGGATTATCAAGATGTCTTGAAGGATCTTCCGCAAGTATTGGATTTCATACGAAAACTACAAAACCACATCAGAtggcagaaaaagaaaataaacaaactgcGAAACAAATTGAATGGTTGC aagaaaggaaaattgCAATCTGCTGAAAAGCTACTCGTCGACTGTGCAACGCAAACGGAATTAAGGAACGCTGATCATAATTCGGCCACCAGTCAAGACTGGAACTTGAGCAAGTTAGAAAATGGGGAAAACATTGTTGAGCAGGTTACAAAAGCGGCCGAATCTGCTCTACAGCAAACCGGATTTGTTTATGAAGAAACGTCCGGCCTTTACTACGATTATAACACCGGATATTATTACGATGcg GAACAAGGACTTTATTACGATGGAAACTCAGGGACCTATTACTGCTACGATGAAACGAGCAAAACTTACAAGTTTCACAGTCAAACTCAAGTCTCATCGAGTGAAGTATCAGTACAGAAAGGGGAAATTGTGAAAAAGGAGAAGCGAAAAGCCAGGAAGGCAAATAAG GATATGGCGAAAAAGCGAAAAATTCTTGCAAGTGGGCGCGAATCGGGTGACGATGAACACGAAGAGGGTGAATGTACTGCCAGTGATAACAGCCTGAGCACGCAGGATGTTGCTTCTGAAATATCCTCTAGTGACGAGAGCGAAAACGAAGTTGAACAAG AGTTGACCAAAACCTATCCGCCTTGCATTAGAATTATTGTAAAGGAAACCAGTTTGCCAAAATTAAAACCTGGTTCCTTATTTCTTGTCGCTTATACCGGTGGCTCTATGGGCAGAGAAGGTGATCACTCTGTTCTCATACAAGATATCAACATAAGCAAG CAACACGCAAGATTCCAGtacgatgaaataaataaacgttaCGAAATCATTGATCTGGGCTCAAGAAATGGGACCATATTAAATGGCAAAAGGTTATCAGTAGCAAAGCAGGAATCCGAGCCATTCGAGATTGTGCACGGTTCGATAATTCAGGTCGGAGGTACGAAGTTACTTTGTCACATTCACAACGGGCACGAAACCTGTGGTCACTGCGAACCAGGACTCGTCCAGCAAAACGTTAACGCCGAAGGAAGTAccacgaaaaaacaaaaccagcACAAATCTGAACTCAGAAGATTGAAGTATAAATTTGGCGTTGAGAAAAACAACGTCAAGACATCGAGTCAAGTCGCTGCTGGGTACCAAGATCGTGCTCAAGCAAGACGAGTACTCGTCGGATCTCTGAATCACCATGCAAAGACTCAGCAGAGCTCCGTCGATGT ATCGATTGCAAGCGACAACAAAGGCTTCAAGCTTCTCTCAAAAATGGGATGGACGGAGGGTCAATCACTCGGAAAAGATGGTGATGGCAGAATCGAACCT
- the LOC124300965 gene encoding angiogenic factor with G patch and FHA domains 1 isoform X1 has product MEVCQRNDSDDVTSILDEDYQDVLKDLPQVLDFIRKLQNHIRWQKKKINKLRNKLNGCKKGKLQSAEKLLVDCATQTELRNADHNSATSQDWNLSKLENGENIVEQVTKAAESALQQTGFVYEETSGLYYDYNTGYYYDAEQGLYYDGNSGTYYCYDETSKTYKFHSQTQVSSSEVSVQKGEIVKKEKRKARKANKDMAKKRKILASGRESGDDEHEEGECTASDNSLSTQDVASEISSSDESENEVEQELTKTYPPCIRIIVKETSLPKLKPGSLFLVAYTGGSMGREGDHSVLIQDINISKQHARFQYDEINKRYEIIDLGSRNGTILNGKRLSVAKQESEPFEIVHGSIIQVGGTKLLCHIHNGHETCGHCEPGLVQQNVNAEGSTTKKQNQHKSELRRLKYKFGVEKNNVKTSSQVAAGYQDRAQARRVLVGSLNHHAKTQQSSVDVSIASDNKGFKLLSKMGWTEGQSLGKDGDGRIEPVPIVSNHNKAGLGASDAGMVPNLDSDPNTEKKQAMWKKTQQRYQEIPD; this is encoded by the exons ATGGAAGTTTGTCAAAGGAACGATAGTGACGATGTGACATCGATACTAGATGAGGATTATCAAGATGTCTTGAAGGATCTTCCGCAAGTATTGGATTTCATACGAAAACTACAAAACCACATCAGAtggcagaaaaagaaaataaacaaactgcGAAACAAATTGAATGGTTGC aagaaaggaaaattgCAATCTGCTGAAAAGCTACTCGTCGACTGTGCAACGCAAACGGAATTAAGGAACGCTGATCATAATTCGGCCACCAGTCAAGACTGGAACTTGAGCAAGTTAGAAAATGGGGAAAACATTGTTGAGCAGGTTACAAAAGCGGCCGAATCTGCTCTACAGCAAACCGGATTTGTTTATGAAGAAACGTCCGGCCTTTACTACGATTATAACACCGGATATTATTACGATGcg GAACAAGGACTTTATTACGATGGAAACTCAGGGACCTATTACTGCTACGATGAAACGAGCAAAACTTACAAGTTTCACAGTCAAACTCAAGTCTCATCGAGTGAAGTATCAGTACAGAAAGGGGAAATTGTGAAAAAGGAGAAGCGAAAAGCCAGGAAGGCAAATAAG GATATGGCGAAAAAGCGAAAAATTCTTGCAAGTGGGCGCGAATCGGGTGACGATGAACACGAAGAGGGTGAATGTACTGCCAGTGATAACAGCCTGAGCACGCAGGATGTTGCTTCTGAAATATCCTCTAGTGACGAGAGCGAAAACGAAGTTGAACAAG AGTTGACCAAAACCTATCCGCCTTGCATTAGAATTATTGTAAAGGAAACCAGTTTGCCAAAATTAAAACCTGGTTCCTTATTTCTTGTCGCTTATACCGGTGGCTCTATGGGCAGAGAAGGTGATCACTCTGTTCTCATACAAGATATCAACATAAGCAAG CAACACGCAAGATTCCAGtacgatgaaataaataaacgttaCGAAATCATTGATCTGGGCTCAAGAAATGGGACCATATTAAATGGCAAAAGGTTATCAGTAGCAAAGCAGGAATCCGAGCCATTCGAGATTGTGCACGGTTCGATAATTCAGGTCGGAGGTACGAAGTTACTTTGTCACATTCACAACGGGCACGAAACCTGTGGTCACTGCGAACCAGGACTCGTCCAGCAAAACGTTAACGCCGAAGGAAGTAccacgaaaaaacaaaaccagcACAAATCTGAACTCAGAAGATTGAAGTATAAATTTGGCGTTGAGAAAAACAACGTCAAGACATCGAGTCAAGTCGCTGCTGGGTACCAAGATCGTGCTCAAGCAAGACGAGTACTCGTCGGATCTCTGAATCACCATGCAAAGACTCAGCAGAGCTCCGTCGATGT ATCGATTGCAAGCGACAACAAAGGCTTCAAGCTTCTCTCAAAAATGGGATGGACGGAGGGTCAATCACTCGGAAAAGATGGTGATGGCAGAATCGAACCT
- the LOC124300965 gene encoding angiogenic factor with G patch and FHA domains 1 isoform X3 has product MEVCQRNDSDDVTSILDEDYQDVLKDLPQVLDFIRKLQNHIRWQKKKINKLRNKLNGCKKGKLQSAEKLLVDCATQTELRNADHNSATSQDWNLSKLENGENIVEQVTKAAESALQQTGFVYEETSGLYYDYNTGYYYDAEQGLYYDGNSGTYYCYDETSKTYKFHSQTQVSSSEVSVQKGEIVKKEKRKARKANKVSDEIHELITGLSNITIERSRQHALELTKTYPPCIRIIVKETSLPKLKPGSLFLVAYTGGSMGREGDHSVLIQDINISKQHARFQYDEINKRYEIIDLGSRNGTILNGKRLSVAKQESEPFEIVHGSIIQVGGTKLLCHIHNGHETCGHCEPGLVQQNVNAEGSTTKKQNQHKSELRRLKYKFGVEKNNVKTSSQVAAGYQDRAQARRVLVGSLNHHAKTQQSSVDVSIASDNKGFKLLSKMGWTEGQSLGKDGDGRIEPVPIVSNHNKAGLGASDAGMVPNLDSDPNTEKKQAMWKKTQQRYQEIPD; this is encoded by the exons ATGGAAGTTTGTCAAAGGAACGATAGTGACGATGTGACATCGATACTAGATGAGGATTATCAAGATGTCTTGAAGGATCTTCCGCAAGTATTGGATTTCATACGAAAACTACAAAACCACATCAGAtggcagaaaaagaaaataaacaaactgcGAAACAAATTGAATGGTTGC aagaaaggaaaattgCAATCTGCTGAAAAGCTACTCGTCGACTGTGCAACGCAAACGGAATTAAGGAACGCTGATCATAATTCGGCCACCAGTCAAGACTGGAACTTGAGCAAGTTAGAAAATGGGGAAAACATTGTTGAGCAGGTTACAAAAGCGGCCGAATCTGCTCTACAGCAAACCGGATTTGTTTATGAAGAAACGTCCGGCCTTTACTACGATTATAACACCGGATATTATTACGATGcg GAACAAGGACTTTATTACGATGGAAACTCAGGGACCTATTACTGCTACGATGAAACGAGCAAAACTTACAAGTTTCACAGTCAAACTCAAGTCTCATCGAGTGAAGTATCAGTACAGAAAGGGGAAATTGTGAAAAAGGAGAAGCGAAAAGCCAGGAAGGCAAATAAG GTTTCGGATGAGATACATGAGTTAATAACTGGCCTTTCAAACATAACAATTGAAAGATCTAGACAGCACGCCTTAG AGTTGACCAAAACCTATCCGCCTTGCATTAGAATTATTGTAAAGGAAACCAGTTTGCCAAAATTAAAACCTGGTTCCTTATTTCTTGTCGCTTATACCGGTGGCTCTATGGGCAGAGAAGGTGATCACTCTGTTCTCATACAAGATATCAACATAAGCAAG CAACACGCAAGATTCCAGtacgatgaaataaataaacgttaCGAAATCATTGATCTGGGCTCAAGAAATGGGACCATATTAAATGGCAAAAGGTTATCAGTAGCAAAGCAGGAATCCGAGCCATTCGAGATTGTGCACGGTTCGATAATTCAGGTCGGAGGTACGAAGTTACTTTGTCACATTCACAACGGGCACGAAACCTGTGGTCACTGCGAACCAGGACTCGTCCAGCAAAACGTTAACGCCGAAGGAAGTAccacgaaaaaacaaaaccagcACAAATCTGAACTCAGAAGATTGAAGTATAAATTTGGCGTTGAGAAAAACAACGTCAAGACATCGAGTCAAGTCGCTGCTGGGTACCAAGATCGTGCTCAAGCAAGACGAGTACTCGTCGGATCTCTGAATCACCATGCAAAGACTCAGCAGAGCTCCGTCGATGT ATCGATTGCAAGCGACAACAAAGGCTTCAAGCTTCTCTCAAAAATGGGATGGACGGAGGGTCAATCACTCGGAAAAGATGGTGATGGCAGAATCGAACCT